One Malania oleifera isolate guangnan ecotype guangnan chromosome 10, ASM2987363v1, whole genome shotgun sequence genomic region harbors:
- the LOC131165791 gene encoding ribulose bisphosphate carboxylase small subunit, chloroplastic 3-like: protein MSGSILSSLATGTGTYIGLKPTSPKLVLGKDSSSVAWSLKTVSNGSKIRCMKTWSPLNKKFETLSYLPPLSDDQVARQIEYMLSKEWVPCLEFDELGTVRRENSRMPGYYDGRYWTLWKLPMFGCTDSSQVIAEIQECKKCYPNAYIRCLAFDNQHQCQCMSFLIQKPTSSPT, encoded by the exons ATGTCCGGAAGCATCCTCTCAAGTTTGGCGACCGGTACCGGTACTTATATTGGCTTAAAACCCACTTCCCCTAAGCTGGTTTTGGGGAAGGATTCTTCATCAGTTGCATGGAGCTTGAAAACTGTCTCTAACGGTTCTAAGATTCGTTGTATGAAG ACATGGAGTCCCCTAAACAAGAAGTTTGAGACGCTGTCCTACCTGCCACCTCTTTCCGATGATCAGGTTGCCAGACAAATCGAGTACATGCTCTCAAAGGAATGGGTTCCTTGCCTTGAATTTGACGAG ttgGGGACGGTGCGTAGGGAGAACAGCCGTATGCCGGGATACTACGACGGCAGATACTGGACGCTGTGGAAATTGCCGATGTTTGGGTGCACTGATTCGTCCCAAGTCATAGCTGAGATCCAGGAGTGCAAGAAGTGTTACCCAAATGCTTACATTCGCTGCTTGGCGTTCGACAACCAGCACCAGTGTCAGTGCATGTCCTTCCTCATTCAAAAACCCACCTCATCACCTACCTAA